From the genome of Amycolatopsis granulosa:
GCTCGTCGCCACCTGCACCCCGCGCGATTCGGTGGACGACCTCAGCGTGCTGATGACCACGCGGCGAGTGCGCCACGTGCCGGTCATCGAGGACGGCAGGCTCGCCGGCATCGTCAGCATCGGCGATGTGGTCAAAACGCGGATGGAACAGCTGGAGGCGACGCAGCAGCAGCTCGCCGCCTACATCGCGCAAGGCTGAGCGCGCTCCTCCCAGCTCCGGAGGACCCGGTCGAGGGCGGGACGGATGCGTTCGCGGGCTTCCGCGCGGGGCACGCCGTCCATGAGCAACCGGTCGTAGTCGGTGTTCAGGTGCCGGATCGAGGCGATCACCGCGAGCCGCACCGCCTCCTCGCCGAGCGCCCGCCCGGCGGCCGACCGTCCCACCCGTCCGCTGCCGCGGGTTCCGGCGTGCCCGGCGATCGCCTGTGCCCGGTCCGGCGGGCAGCCCGGGTAGAGCCGGCGGATGGTGTCCGCGAACGCCGCCTGGAAGTCCACGTCCTGGGCGGCGCGCCGCTGCGCGTCGCGGTCCCGCCTTCGGGCGCGGGCGTCCTCGTCGGCGAGACACCGCTGTTCGGCCCGGTCGAGGGCGGCTTCCTCGACGAGGATCCCCTGGCGCTCGTAGCGTTTGCGCCGCCGGTTGAAGTGCTGGACCAGCACGCAGAGAGTGCTTTCCTGCCTGGCGCGGCGCGACAGGGCGGCGTTCCCGGCGGGCAGCAGGACCAGGTGGTCGAAGTCGGCGCAGGTGAGGCAGAGCGGGCCCTCGGCGAGCAGGAGGTCGCCCGCCCGGCCCGCCGCACCGCACCCGGCGCACGTCCACGCCTTGTCGGCGGGGTTCACCGCCAGGTCGGGCGCCTTGTTCTGCCGCTCGGTCAGGCGGGCCCGCTGCTTCTCGGAGAGGTCCGGCGCCAGCCAGTGCGTGCGGCAGAGCCGGTCCAGCGCGTCGTCACCGGTGAAACGCAGGTCGCCCCGCTCCCGGGTGGCCGCGGTGTACGCGGTGTCGGCCGGGGTCAGCCCGTTCTCGCGCGCCCACGCACGGAGGCAGCGGAGAGCCTCGCCGATGCGCGCCGCGTCGCCGGGGAGCGCCTCGGTGAGCGGGCTGAACCGGCCCCGGCGCCACTCCTCGATCCGTGCCGCGCGCACCCAGCCGAGCCCGGCGAACACGTCGACCGGAGCAACGTACTTGCGCTGTGCGAGCACCGAAGCCGCCACCGCGGCGACGCGGCTGTTCAGTTTCCCGGCCATCAGGCGCAGAGTCTAACCGCCCCTCCGCACACCGCGACGAGCATCCACTGTGGACGCCCGGGCGGGGCGGGACCCTACCGCGCACCACCGACAGAAAGGCGTAGTCCGTCGGCCGAGGCATCGAGTTGTCCACATCGTCCTCAGGCATCCACAGAATTTCGTTCTGTTCTTCGGCTGCTTGTTTCCTGCCGCATAGTGGCTTCATGACTTCCACGACAACCACCACCGGCACGGACGGCCGCATCGTCGTCCGCATCTCTGACCCGGGTGAGCTCGTCGCGGCGGTGCCGCACCTGCTGTCGTTCCGGCCCGGTCCCTCCGTGATCCTCCTCAACCACAGCCGCGGCCGGGAACGCAGGATCATCCCGGTGATCCGCGCCGACCTGCCCGACGAACCCCACGAGCGCGACGTGGTTCGCGGGCTCGTGGACAGGCTGCTGCGACATCCCGGGGCGGGGGTGACCGTCGTCATCGTCGGCTCGCGCCCGGGGCACCGGGCACCGCCCGGCCAGTTGCCGCACCAGAGCCTGACCCAGCGGCTGATCAGTGCGCTGGACGAGGCCGGCCGGCCGGTCGACCACGCGTTGTGGGTGCCGGAGATCCGCGGCGGGGTGCCCTGGACGTGTTACCACGAAGGCTGCGGTGCGGGTGTGCTGCCGGACGACCGCGAGACCGTCATGGCGGCGACGATGGCGACGCGCGGCTGGGTGACCCACGACAGCCGGGAGCAGCTGGTGCGGCAGCTCGATCCGGACGACCCGGCCGCGATCGACCGGAGACAACGGCTGCTGGACGAGGCGGTGGAGGCACTGGCCGGTACGGGCCGGTCCGCCGAGGAGGAGCGTGCCGGGCACCTCGCCGTGGTGCGCGCTGCCCTGGGGCGGGCCGTCCGGGGAGACTTCGACCTGAGCGACGAGGACGTGGTGTCGCTGGCGATGGCCCTGTCGGACCTGAAGGTGCGTGACCGGTGCCTCACCACGGCCGAGCCGCCGGGCGAGGCACCGGCGATCGCCGCCGAGCGCCTGTGGCTGGAACTGGTGCGCCGCACGCCGCCCCCGGAACGCGCGGAGGCGGCCCTCCTGCTCGGCTACGCCGCCTACCGCCGCGGCGACTGCGTCCTGGCGGGCCTGGCGTTCGGCAACGCCCTCGCCGCCCACCCGGGTCACCGGCTCGCGGAGCTGCTCCAGATCTGCCTGAACCGCCAGCTCCCACCGGACGCGCTCGGCAGACTGAGCCGAGCCCAGGAAGGCAACCTCATGCCGACGGACCCCCGGTGCGGGTGACCGGCCCGCCTCGTACCACGGCTCGCCGCCCCGGTACAGCGGCCGCGGCACCACCGTTGGGGCGTCGTCCGACTGCCCCTGCCCGGCCCGCCCGCCGGGACTGGGCACCTCCGGCACCAGCGGCCACCTCGGCCGTGGCTTCCCGCACCGGGCACCGGCGTCGATCGCCTCGGCCGCGCCGGGTCGATGGTCGTCCGGGCTGCCGGGGCCGTGCGGCGGCCGCTGGGGGTTTGCCCGGGGTACTCGGGTCCTGCGCCGGTTGCCGGTGGCCCCGACGCCGTGGACGAGCGAGGCGGGCCGCCGGCCCGCACTGGTCACCGCCGGTCACGACGGCTACCGGGTCACCACGGCTACCGCCGGTCATCTGGCGGCCGTCCACCAACCTCGTGCCCAAGCCCGGGCTACCGCCCCAGGCACGAGTCACCGGCGGGCGGTCAGCCGGGTACGGCGCCGGAGGGGTCAGCCCTCGAGGCCCCGCCGTTCCTGGGTGAAGCGCCACGCGTCGCTGACGATGGCGTGCAGGTCGGCGCGTTCGGGCTTCCACCCGAGCTCCTCGCGGGCCCGGTCGCTGGCGGCCACGAGGATCGCGGGGTCGCCGGCGCGGCGGGGGGCCACCTCGGCGGGGATGGGGTGACCGGTGACGGCGCGGCACGCGTCGATGACTTGACGGACCGAGAACCCGGTGCCGTTGCCCAGGTTGTAGATGCGGTGCTCGCCCGCCCGCGCGTGGGTCAGGGCGAGCAGGTGGGCGTCGGCGAGGTCGGCGACGTGGATGTAGTCCCGGACGGCCGTACCGTCCTCGGTGGGGTAGTCCTCGCCGAAGATGCCGACCTGCTCGCGCTGCCCGGTCGCGACCTGCAACACCAGCGGGATGAGGTGCGTTTCGGTGGTGTGCCGCTCCCCGTAGCGGCCGTAGGCGCCGGCCACGTTGAAGTACCGCAGGCTCACGGCCGCCAGCCCGTGCGCCCGCGCGTAGCTGGTGATCGCATGGTCGATCGCGAGCTTGGACGCACCGTAGGTGTTGGTCGGCATCGTCGGCGCGGTCTCCGGGATCGGGCTGCGCTCCGGCTCGCCGTAGGTCGCCGCGGTCGAGGAGAACACCAGCCGGGGCGTGCCGTGCGCGCGCATCGCATCGAGCAGCCGGATGGAGGTGATCACGTTCCCGTGCCAGTACTTGGCCGGGTCCTGCATCGACTCGCCGACGAGGGATTTCGCCGCGAAGTGCAGCACGCCGTCGAAGCCCTCGCCCAGCAGGGACGCGGTCGCGTCGGCCGCGTCGCCCTCGACGAAGCGTGCCCCGTCGGGGACGGCGTCGGCGTGGCCGGTGGACAGGTCGTCCACCACCACGACCTCGTGCCCCGCTTCCAGCAGACGGGCGGTGCAGACACTGCCGACGTAACCGGCACCGCCCGTGACGATCAGCTTGAGGCGCGAGGAGTCGGAAGCCATGGTCTCGTCGAAAACCTTTCTCGAGGACGAAAAGGAGGTGTCACCAGTGTGGACCAGCCACCGGTGAACCACGCACCGGTCCCGCCCCACCGGATCACAGCTCGTCGCGCCGGGCGCCGGCGGAGGGGACCGCCACGAACGCACGCGGTCCGCGGTAGCCCGCACGGTCGAACGCCGCCATGACCGCCGCCTCGACCGTGTCCACAAGGGACTCCGGCACGAGCGCGATCGCGGTGCCCCCGAACCCGCCGCCGGTCATCCGCGCGCCGAGGGCGCCGGACTCGACGGCCACGTCCACCGCGAGATCCAGCTCGGGGCAGGAGATGCGGTAGTCGTCGCGCATGCTCGCGTGCGAGGCGGACAGCAGGGGGCCGATGTCGCCGATCCGGCCGTCGCGGAGCAGGGCGACGACGTCGAGCACGCGCTGGTTCTCGGTGACGACGTGGCGGACGAGGGGGGCCAGGTCACCGGGCAACCGGGCGAGCGCGCCGGCCAGGTCGTCCGGTCCGACGTCCCGCAGCGCCTTCACGCCGAGCAGGTCCGCGGCGCGCTCGGTGCCCTTGCGGCGCTCGCCGTAGCCGCCTTCGCTGTGGGCGTGTTTGACGCGCGTGTCGATGGCCAGGATGCGCAGGCCCGCGGCGGCGGCGTCGAAGGGGACCTGCTCCATCTCACCGGACCGGACGTCGAGGAACAGGACGTGACCGTCGATGCAGCACAGCGAGGCCGTCTGGTCGAGCACACCGGTGGGGGCACCGACGAAGTCGTTCTCGGCGCGCTGAGCCCAGCGGGCGATCTGGGAGCGGCGGTCCAGGTCAGGGTCCTCCTCGCCGGCCAGCCCCAGCAGGGCCAGCGCCACGGCGCACTCCAGCGCGGCGGACGAGGACAGCCCGGCGCCGGTGGGGACGTCACCGGCCAGCACCAGGTCGGCGCCGCGATCGGCACCGTGCTCGCGGAGCACCCAGGCGACGCCGGCCGGATAGGCGCCCCAGCCCGGCACGCCGCCGGGACGCAGCTCGGGGATCATCACCGGCTCGGTGTGCTGGATCAGGCCGTCGGAGCCCAGGGAGGCGACGGTGAGCACCTGGTCGGACCGCGGGGACGCGGCGGCTGCCAGGCGGTGCGGCAGGGCGAACGGCAGCACGAAGCCGTCGTTGTAGTCGGTGTGCTCGCCGATCAGGTTGACCCGGCCCGGCGCCGACCACACCCCGGCCGGGGACCGGCCGTGCACGGACTCGAACGCCGCCGCGGCCGCGCGCGCGGAGCTCACTTGGCCTGGGCCAGGACGGCGTGGAGCACCGACATCGGCACCTGGACCGCGCCGAGCTCACCGGTGACCTCGGCGGTGCCGCCGCCGTCCGCGCGGCGGACCGACACGACGCTGCCCGGGGCGATGCCCGCGTTCTTCAGGTCGACCATCAGCTTCTCGTCGAGCTGGATGTGCTCGGCAAGCCGGCGGATCTCCGCCTTGCCGCCGCCGGAGCGCGCGAAGTCGTCCAGCCGCACGAGGTCCGCCTCGGCGGGCGGCGCGGGCAGCCCGCCCTCGCCGAGCTTGTCGAGCCCGGGGATGGGGTTGCCGTAGGGCGAGGTGGTCGGGTGGTCCAGCAGCCGGACGAGCTTGCGCTCCACCGCCTCGCTCATCACGTGCTCCCAGTGGCACGCCTCGGTGTGCACGTGCTCCCACTCCAGGCCGATCACGTCCAGCAGCAGCCGCTCCGCGAGGCGGTGCTTGCGCATGACGGCGGTCGCGGGCTCCCGCCCGTGTTCGGTGAGCTGCAGGTGACGGTCGTCGGCGACGCGCACCAGCCCGTCGCGTTCCATGCGGGCCACGGTCTGGCTGACCGTCGGACCGCTCTGCTGCAGCCGCTCGGCGATGCGGGCGCGCAGCGGTACGACACCTTCCTCTTCGAGCTCGAAGATGGTCTTCAAGTACATCTCTGTGGTGTCGATGAGATCGTTCACGATGTCCCCTTCGTCCGCGACAATCCATGGTAGTCGCTCCGGGCGACCGTCACCCCAGGTGACCAGGAGGATAATCACGCTCCGCGCGGCTACCATCGGACGTCATGCAGCCCGCCGTTGTCTGGGATCCCGCACTGCTCGGTTACGACCTCGGCGGTGAGCACCCGTTCAACCCGGTCCGGCTCGACCTGACCGTGCGGCTCGCCACCGAACTGGGTGTCCTCGACGGGGTGGAGCTGCTCGTGCCCGAGCCCGCCGACGACACCGAGTTGCACCGCATCCACTCCGCGGAATACCTGGCGGCGGTCAAGCTCGCCCCGGCCGTGGGCTGGGAGGTCGGCCACGGCCTCGGCACCGCCGACAACCCGGTGTTCAGCGACATGCACGACGCCTCCGCGCTGGTGGTGGGCTCCACACTGCTGGGCGCCCGCAAGATCGCCGACGGCGACGCGCGCCGCGCCGTGAACATCGCGGGCGGGCTCCACCACGCGATGCGCGACCACGCCGCCGGGTTCTGCGTCTACAACGACTGCGCGGTCGCCATCTCCTGGCTGCTCGACCACGGCTTCGACCGCATCGCCTACATCGACACCGACGTCCATCACGGCGACGGTGTGCAGGCCGCGTTCTACGACGACCCCCGCGTGCTGACCGTCTCGCTGCACCAGCACCCGTTCACCCTGTGGCCCGGTACCGGGTACAGCGGCGAGACCGGTTCCGGCGAGGCCGAGGGGACGGCGGTGAACGTCCCGCTGCCGCCCGGCACCCGTGACGCGGGCTGGCTGCGGGCCTTCCACGCGGTCGTGCCGTCGCTGCTGGCCGTGTTCCGCCCGCAGATCCTGGTCACGCAGTGCGGCGTCGATTCGCACGAGGAGGACCCGCTGGCCGACCTGGCGTTGTCGGTCGACGGGCACCGCACGATTTACGCCACTCTGCGTGACCTCGCCGAGCGGCACGCGGACGGCCGCTGGCTCGCCGTGGGCGGCGGCGGATACCAGTTGATCCGGGTCGTGCCGCGGTCGTGGACCCACCTGATGGCCACGGTGCTCGACCGCGACGTCAAGCCCGAGACGCCACTGCCGCCGAACTGGGTCAGCACGGTCCTGCGGGCCGCGCCGAGCGCCGAGCTGCCGCCGGAGATGACCGACGGCCGCGACACGACGTTCCGGTCCTGGGGCGACGGGGTGGACGACCCCGTGGACGTGGCGATCCGGGACACCCGGCGCGCACTGTTCCCGCTGCACGGCCTGGACCCGGACGATCCGAGGGACTGACCGCGATGATCCGAGGAATCGACGCGAGATGAGCACCAGCGACACGCCCGGTGGCGCCCAGCAGGACGAGCCCGCCGGCCAGGGCCGGGCCCGGCGTGCCACCCCGGCCGACGGTGCCGGACCGGGGATCCGCGCGGGGAGTGGTGCCGGCGCGGGCGTCACTGCGGGTCCGGACAGCGGCGCGGGCCGGGTGAGCGGCGCGGGCCAGAACCCCGCTGCCGGCTCCGGCAGTGGTGCCGGCACACGACCCGGCGCCGACGCGAACGACGATGCGGCTCCGGCGGGTGGTGCCGGTGCTGGTCCGGAGCGCGGTGCGGGCCCGGAGGGCAGCGCGGGCCCGGGGGGCGGTGCTGAGGAGGCGCCGGGGCAGGGCGACCAGCACGGCCCCCGCGGTCCGTACGACTACCCGCGCCACTGGGAGGCCGACGTGCTGCTCAGTGACGGCGGCACCGTCCACCTGCGCCCCATCGTGCCGAGCGACGCGGACGCCCTGGTTGCCTTCCACTCCAGGCTGTCCGAGCGCACCCGGTACCTGCGGTACTTCGGCGCCTACCCGCGCATCCCGCAGCGGGATCTGGAGCGGTTCTCCGTGGTCGACCACCACGACCGCGTGGCGTTCGTCGTCCTGCTCGGGGACGACATCATCGCCGTGGGGCGGTACGAGCGGCTCGGTGACCGGCCCTCGGCCGAGGTGGCGTTCGTCGTCGACGACGCGCACCAGGGGCGTGGCATCGGGTCGATCCTGCTGGAGCACCTCGCCGCCGCGGCGTCGGAGAGCGGTCTGCGGCGGTTCGTCGCCGAGGTGCTCGCCGAGAACGCTTCGATGGTGCGGGTGTTCCGCGACGCCGGTTACCAGGTCAGCCGCGCCATCGAGGAGGGCGTGCTGCACCTGGAGTTCGACATCGACCCCACCGAGGAATCCCTCGCCGTCGCCCGTGCGCGCGAGCAGGCCGCCGAGGCCCGCAGCGTCTACAACCTCCTCCACCCGGGCTCGGTCGCGGTGATCGGCGCCTCCGCCGATCCCACCAAGGTCGGCTACTCGGTCCTGTCCAACCTGCTCGCCGCCGACTTCGCCGGCACCGTCTACCCGGTCAACCCCGAGCACCGCTCGGTGCGCGGGGTGCGCGCGTATCCGTCCGTGGTGGACATCCCGGATCCGGTGGACCTGGCGGTGGTCGCGGTCCCGGCCGACCAGGTCGAGTCGGTTTTGGACGGTGCGCTGGCCAAGGGGGTCAAGACCCTGCTCATCGTCACCGCCGGGTTCGCCGAGGCCGGTCCGCACGGCCTGCACGCCGAGCTGCGGCTGGTCGGCGAGGCGCGGGCGCACGGCATGCGGGTGGTCGGCCCGAACGCGCTCGGCGTGCTCAACACCGACCCGGCGGTGCGGCTCAACGCGACGCTCGCGCCCCGGCTGCCCCAACGCGGCCGGGCGGGCTTCTTCTGCCAGTCCGGCGCCCTGGGTACCGCGATCCTCGCCGACGCCGAGGCGCGCGGGCTCGGCCTGTCCACGTTCGTCTCGGCCGGCAACCGCGCTGACGTCTCCGGCAACGACCTGCTCCAGTACTGGGAGACCGACCCGAACACCGATCTCGTGCTGCTCTACCTCGAGTCGTTCGGCAACCCGCGCAAGTTCGCCCGTCTCGCACGGCGGCTGGGCCGCAGCAAACCGATCGTCGCGGTGAAGTCCGGGCGGCACGCCGTCCGGCCGCAACTGGCCGCGACCTCCGCGGAGGTCGACGAGTCGAGCGTGCAGGCGCTGTTCGAGCAGGCCGGCGTGGTGCGGGTGGAGACGCTGGCGCAGCTGTTCGACACCGCGCTGGTGTTCGCGCACCAGCCGTTGCCCGCCGGTCCGCGGATCGGGATCGTGGGCAACTCCAGCGCGATCGGGCTGCTCGCCGCCGACACGGCCCGCGCGCAGGGGCTGCGGCTCGCCTTCGACCCGGTCGACGTCGGACCGCAGGCCGGCCCGGAGGACTTCGCCGCCGCGGTGCGCGAGGCGCTGAACAACCCGGAGACCGACGCGCTGGTGGCGGTGTTCGTGCCGCCGGTGTCGATCCCGGGCAGCACCTACGCGCGCGCCTTGCGCGAGGCGGCGCAGGAGCTGGACCAGGGCAAACCGATCGTTTCGACGTTCCTGGCCGCGGAGGGCGTGCCCGCCGAGCTGGCCGTCCCCGGTCCCGACGGCGCCCCCGGTCCCGGGTCGATCCCGTCGTTCCCCAGCCCGGAACGGGCGGTGAACGCGCTGGCGAAGGTCGTGCGGTACGCGGCGTGGCGGCAGCGGCCGCAGGGCACCCTCATCCGCCCGGACGGGATCCACCTGGAGCAGGCCGAGCAGGTGGTGCGGGAGATCCTGGCCGGCGGGGACAAGAACGTCGTGCTCGAGGACCACGACGTCGTGCGGCTGCTCGGGTGCTACGGCATCGACGTGGTGCCCTTCCGGATGGTGTCCAGCGCGGACGCCGCCGTCGAGGCGGCCGGGGAGCTCGGCTACCCGGTGACGGTCAAGGCCGTGGACGAGCGGTTGCGCGGCAGGCCGGATCTCGCGGGCGTGCGACTGGATCTGGCGTCGCCGGACGCGGTGCGGCGCGGGTACGCGGACCTGAGCGAGGTGTCCGGGGAGCGGGACGTCTACGTGCAGAAGATGGCGCCGAAGGGCATCTCCTGCCTCATCGGGCTGCAGGACGACCCGTCGTTCGGCAGTCTGGTGTCCTTCGGGTTGTCGGGGCTGGTGAGCACGCTGCTGGGGGACCGGGCCTACCGGGCGGTGCCGCTGACCGACGTGGACGCCGCGACACTCGTCCGCGAGCCGAAGAGCGCGCCGCTGCTGACCGGTTACCGCGGTGACGAACCGGCGGACCTGGCGGCGCTGCAGGACATGGTGCTGCGGGTGGCGGCGCTGGCGGAGGACCACCCGGAGGTGCGGGCGCTGACGCTGGACCCGGTGGTCGCCTCCCCGGAGGGTGCGTTCGTGGCCAACGCGCGCATCGTGCTCGGCCCGCCGCCCGCTCGCCCGGACACCGGTCCGCGGCGGCTGCGACCGATCGACGCACGGTTCTGACACCCGGCGCTATGCGGTGCCGGGCTGGTGGACCTGGTAGGCACAGTCCTGGTGCGGGCGGAACCAGATCGGGCCGGTGCAGCGCACCCCCTCCGCCGCCAGGCGCCGTTTCACCACCTTGTACGTCGAGGTGCGGGGGAGTTCCGGGACGATCCGCACGAACCGCGGCAGCTGCTTGGGGCCCAGGTCCGGTTGCGCCGCGAGGAACGCGCCGAACGCGGCGGGGTCCAGCGGATCCGACAGCACCAGCGCGGCCATCACCTGATCGCCCACCGCGGAATCGGGGACGGCGTACACCGCGGCCTCCGCTATCGCCGTGTGGCGGAGCAGGATCCGCTCGATCGGCGCGGTGCCCAGGTTCTCGCCGTCCACACGCAACCAGTCGCCCAGCCGGCCCGCGAAGTAGCAGAACCCGTTCTCGTCGAGGTAGGCGAGGTCGCCGGTGTGGTAGCGGCCGTCGCGCATCCGCTCGGCGTCGGCGCCTGGGTTGCGGTAGTACCCGGCGAACGCGCCGGGCCCGCTGGTGTTCACCAGCTCGCCCACCACCCCCGGCGGGCACACCGCGCCCGTGTCCGGGTGCAGGATCGCGACCCCCTCCGGCAGCCGTCCCAGCGAGCCGGCTGGCGTGTCCGCGGTGCGGGCGAAACCGATGCCGCCCTCGGTCGATCCGAACGCGTCCACCACCTGGCAGCCGAACCGGCGCGCGAACGCGGCCAGATCCGCCTCCGCACCCTCGTTGCCGTACACGATCCGCAGCGGGTTGTCCGCGTCGCCGGGCAGCGGGGGTGTCGCCAGCACGTACGACAACGGCTTGCCCACGTAGTTCGCGTAGGTGGCGCCGAACCGCCGCACGTCGGGCAGGAACCCGGACGCCGAGAACCGGCGCCGCAGGGCCGGCGCCGCCCCGGCGGCCAGGGCCACCGACCAGCCGGCCATGATCGCGTTCGAGTGGAACATCGGCATCGAGACGTACACGCGGTCCGATGAGGACAGTCCGAACCGGGCGGCGAGCATCCGCCCGGGGACGGCGATCTTGTCGTGCGTGCACCGCACGGCCTTCGGATCACCGCTCGTGCCGGACGTGAAGATCAGCATCAGCAGGTCGTCGCCGGAGGCGGGCGCCGGGTTGCTGGCCGCGCCCGCGTGTGCGGCCAGCAACCCGGCCCATTCCGGACCGTCGAGGTCCAGCACCGGCACGTCCAGCCCGTCCAGCAGCCGGGCGTGCCGTCCCTCGGTGAGCACCAGCTCGCAGTCCGCGAGCCGGATGTCCCGCTCCAGGGCCGCGCCCCGGCGCCCCGGGTTCAGCCCCACCAGCACCGCACCCGCGAACGCGCAGCCGCCGAGCAGGAACGAGAACGACGGCACGTTGTCCGCCAGGATTCCCACGTGCTTCCGCGGCCCGGTGAGCAGCGCACGCAACACCGCGGCGTGCTCCGCGCACTGCTGCACGTGCTCGCGCCAGGTCCACGACGAGCCCTCGAACAGCAGGCCGGGCCGGTCGTCGGCGGCGCGCGCCAGCAGCAGTTCGGTGACGGTCATGACGGTGACGCCGCGAGCGCGTCGCCCAGCGCACGCAGCTGCGCCGTGGCCCCACCGAGCGTGAACTCCAGCCGTTTGGCCGCCACGAAGTACCGGTGCAGGGCGTGGCCGGTGTCGATGCCGACCCCGCCGTGCACGTGGACCGCGGTGT
Proteins encoded in this window:
- a CDS encoding long-chain-fatty-acid--CoA ligase, with translation MTVTELLLARAADDRPGLLFEGSSWTWREHVQQCAEHAAVLRALLTGPRKHVGILADNVPSFSFLLGGCAFAGAVLVGLNPGRRGAALERDIRLADCELVLTEGRHARLLDGLDVPVLDLDGPEWAGLLAAHAGAASNPAPASGDDLLMLIFTSGTSGDPKAVRCTHDKIAVPGRMLAARFGLSSSDRVYVSMPMFHSNAIMAGWSVALAAGAAPALRRRFSASGFLPDVRRFGATYANYVGKPLSYVLATPPLPGDADNPLRIVYGNEGAEADLAAFARRFGCQVVDAFGSTEGGIGFARTADTPAGSLGRLPEGVAILHPDTGAVCPPGVVGELVNTSGPGAFAGYYRNPGADAERMRDGRYHTGDLAYLDENGFCYFAGRLGDWLRVDGENLGTAPIERILLRHTAIAEAAVYAVPDSAVGDQVMAALVLSDPLDPAAFGAFLAAQPDLGPKQLPRFVRIVPELPRTSTYKVVKRRLAAEGVRCTGPIWFRPHQDCAYQVHQPGTA